The segment tggcataGAATTTTTCCCAAAACTCCATCTTTAGCCCCTGATAAATATAAAGTTAAGCCAGGAACACGGGTGTTACACAAGGGAGGTTAGAAAACTAAACCCTAATCATTTAATCTCATTAATTTCGACATTGgggttttactaatactaatataattttaataaacctgatattaataaaaacatatattATGCTACGCCTAATACTAAAAAATCTAATTAAAATAaatctaataaaaaaatataacaataataatcaaaataatagtaataatgattattatatttacattaataataatatgatataattataattaattaattatatttatattaataataatataaaatagtagtaataataatagtattttaaaaatgttggaaggcaaaaaaaaaaaaaaaaaaaaaaaaaaaggaggaGGGAAAAGCAAAACAAAAGATGGGAAAAGTTTTCAGATTCCCACTATATATGTTTCCTACCAAAATTacaacaaaataatatatttaaatattaattaatattttgttGGAAAATACACTTTTCCTACGAAATATCTAGGGTATCTACTTTTGTCGGTAATCCGCAGGAAGTTTGTTGGATTCCAATTTTGTCGCAAGTTTATAGGAAATTAGATGAATATTTCTTACAAATTAATCCGAAGGAAATATTTTGAAGCTAACACcaatttttctagtagtgccatGAGCAACTTAAATTATTTGGGCTAAGATGCATTTAACATGTTTTGGCATTGATGGATCTATTGATGATGACGATAGCCAGGAATTGGAATTGGAAGTATTCGTGCATgatgatgatttttggaagtTGTTGGAGGACCAAGTCAATCTAGATAGACACGTTCATAAACTGGTTTCATATATGGCATATTGGTGCTATTTACTATAGATTCTAAACATTTATGTTGCTTAAATGAGAATTTGAAgtgtttttataatatatatttatttttcaagaTGTCTTGATATTTTTTGAGGATCGTAATATGAGGTTATAAGAAATATGAAGATAACATCaaattttatttatgaaaaaaCATGAGAGAAAGAGCATGCGGCTCTTACAGGTTTATGATGGGTTTTTAGAAATTTGGTATTATACAAAAAGCTACACTCACATATGCCTAAGGAACTGTTGAAGAGGTAATTTGTCAATCTTTGCAGCAAGTATGAAATCGTTCTCCGTGAGTCCCCCTAAAACAAGCATCATTTGTGTCATTTCTGCTTTGTTAGTAGGCATTTACAAAACAAAACGCAACTCGTGTATGTTGTGCCACCTTTTGGGTCGGACAAAAATAATAATTCGTCTGATATTGATATTAAGTCTAGTCTCACTCAAAGTCAAATGCATGTTTAAATGCTATATTTTCTTATGCCAAGTCATGTCCTTTCTTTTGGGTTTATTTCCCTTCtttaaaagagaaaatttgagAATTGAGGTCAAGCTAAGTTATTTGTACGGATTTGGAAGCCATTACAAATTAATGAAAtacaaaattgttaaaacaagaaGCAATTCTTACCACAAGCATGTGTGCATAGCTCGATTGTTATGTTGAGAGAATCAACGAGATGAAGATCTGGATGATGGTCTGCATTTAGACAACATTAGAGTCGGTCAACGTCACATATAAATATAATCCAATtactaaaccaaaaaaaaaaaacccaaagagagatagagagaccTTCTGCATGAGCCAAGTTTGCAACAACCTTAAAAAACTCCAATCCTTGAAGGAAAGTTTTCACTTTCCATTTCCTACGCAACTTCATTACACCATGATCATCACTTACCCACTCCCATTTGGGCACCTAAATCACAAGTATTAATTCATTTCCATTTTCAGAACTCATATCAACAACTTGACATCATTcatgtttttcttttttattgcATATTATCTTGTAGATGGTGTTATGATTTTTCTCGCTTAACGATATTAATATATGTATCATAACCAATATTGGATTTTTGTAAAATATATCAAGCAAAGTAAAAAAAGATAATCGAACCTATGGTCTACTAGTGTTTAGATTATAACCTTATTGAAGAAGTTGTGTAGTCCGTGCTCTTTCCAGTAAATCTATTTTGTAATTTGTGAAGAATAaaaatgaatttctaacgaagaaATTGTGTATTCCGTGTTCTTCCAGTAAATCTATTTTGTAATttgcaaaaaataaaaatgaatttctAAAGGGTGTTTATGAAACCACTTTATCAACTTAATTGGGAAAAACTTGAAATACTCCAACTAACTATCCCTAATGTCTCTTagatttagtttttgtttttttgtttttttttttgtttgtttttttttttttttttttttgttgacgCTAGGTCATTAAACAAATTCTTTTAGTTCTGATACATGACCCATTGTTCTGTTATATCTAGTAAACTGTAATAGGAATATTAGATGTGAAAAACACTTCAATCCATTAATAGAAACTTTAAATTGTTTTGTTATCTCTAAAACTTATTTTCTAGTCCAACGGTATTATGtgttgttctttctttttaaagaGGTAGAGTTGTAGAGAGTTCAAGTCCTTTCGTGGACATACATAGAATTAAAGAGTAATTCAGAGATAATTATATTCGCCATTCAAAAAAAATCTACAAATTTCAAGAGGATAAAATGATATAAAAGACATTTCAACCCTTTACTAATGATACTTGACCTATACTTGTTATCTCTATTAGATTGTAATACGAATATTATATACGACAAATAAAACATAGAAAATAGGATACTATCAATTAGTTATTACTGATAATAAACGACAAATGTAAgtaataattttataaaaatcacataatataaaataaaaagtaataaACGTTTAATACATTTATTTGTGTCCACTCGTGACAAttgattaaatatttaattataatttattttagcCAATTAGTGAGATAAAAAGACATAAAAAAATACAGTTTATTTGCTCCTACTCATGgcaatttatttaaatatttcagCATGATTTATTTCAATCTGTTACATAATCATAATTAATGAATAATAAAATATGGATAAGAATATACTCAAtttaataactaataataataaaaaaaatataagtaaTAATTGTAAAAATAGCATATAATGGttttaaaaacaaacaaaataaaacattttctttATGATGGACCTTAAACAGTTAGATgtacaaaaaaaaactaataaccaAAATGGACCTTAACTATTAAATATGCTATAGCCCATCATAGGGACCTAATTGGAGCAAATTTCTTATTTTTGTATAACAACCTAACATGGACACAAAAGAATTCTATGTAATATAGGACAAATAATATAGTAAGTAGagtattttaacttttttttctttttcattctaATTTTGTTTTTGTAAAATGTAGTAATGTAAAAAAACCCCATAGGACCGCGGTAATATATATGTTTAGTGTAATGTTTAAGGTTAAACGAAAAAAAGCTAGTGAAAAATAAGGTAAATAAAGTCAAATAAGGAATTCGGGAAAACAAGGGTAATATTGAAATTTGAGGGTGAGGAAACGCTAGAATCCGGGGTCGGAGCCGGGGAAACAAACGAATTTGAAAGCTATTGTCAAataccctttttttttttttttttttttaaatttgtttacATTGTatgataaaaacaaaaaaaattaaaatattataacataAATTTGGTTTAACAAATGTAAATGACTGCGCGTATgtgaaaaaaaaagcaaaaatcaATATTTTTAGCAAAATTTTCGATAAAGTCTAAATATTATAGGCTAGATTACGgtttaataaatattataagATAAATTTCCCTTCTTTTATGTTAAACCATACCTGGAGTCTAAACCTATTGGTAGTTTCCTCCCTCATGGGGCTCAAATCCTTCTTGTCACATGGCACACATTTCTTAAGTAACAAATCTGAAATTTCACACACAATGCACAATAAATTAGCAGAGACGTCACACCTGATGTGCAAGATGTGAAATATATTCCTAGATAATGAAATTTAACTTTTTTGTGACACATTTGAGTCATCAAAAATTACAATAATTGGTTGAGTGACTTGGTTCAATTGTATCAATATCACCGATTAAAACCATTTGTTTGTTGGCGTCCTCAAAAATGTATGCTGTAATACATTACAAAATGACAAGTTTGATCATGCAATCTGAGAGATAGTTTTAGAGATATATTTGCAACTAAAGCATCATATTATACATTATTATTGGAAAAACAGACATTAAAACTCCAATTTGAAATTAAATCTCAGTAAGACGTTTGAGTGTTGTTTCCAGACGGATTATTACTCTTTTACAGAAGATTAAACAAAAGCAATCAATGCATCTTCTACACCGAAATCAAAACCTTAAAAAAAAGTAGATGAAGAAGGAAAAGAATATGAAGAAATTGAAGGAATTTACCTTCCATGAGGTCCGACAATGCTTAGAGGCGATGGTTCTAGTTGAATGTGAAGGAAATGGCGATCAAAATATGAAACAAAAACCACAAGAGCAAGAGCACCCTGTGTTATATGCAAAAATGCATACGTAATCGaaaggatgaagaagaagacaaGCATAGAGAATAGATGTACATCTGTCATTAAAGGAAGTTGCCACCGAAGAGTAGAGTTGGTGACACGTTGTCTTGCTGCACTTCTATACGGACAACACTGCATATAGTATCTAATAGGAATATAGAATATATTATATAGGGTAAACTACACGAATGACCCTTGTAGTTTGGAGTAATCTGTGAgttttgtatttaattttgttttttaacTCGTACAGTCCTCAATTTATGTTTTTGTTGAGTTTTTGTCCCCTAAAAGGAGTCTTTTACccctttttatttctttttaccattattattattatttttttggaacggcagaatattttattaaaaaactagCAAAATGATGATacttaacttataagtttatatatgttgttatttattacGTAGTTGGAAAGTTTTCGTGCAATGTTCAAGGAGACATGTAAGGAGGAACTCTATGCGTTTTTTTTCATTCGGGGAAACCACCAAGTGATGATCAAGGAGGAAACGATGAGAACGAAGATGATGGTTCGTCACATTAGTTTGTGTTTTGTACATTAGACTTGTTGTGACATAAGTTTATAACACTTTTATTGTTTATTTCGGTTTTTGTATGAATTATTGCACCTTGGTACTTACTTTATTGCACCTTGGTACTTACTTGGATTTTGTTATGTAATTTCTTTTTCTGCATTTAATGTTTTCGTGTTTTCTACATTTAATGTTGTTAAATATTGTTTTTTTGCACCTGAAAATGgccgagatatatatatatatatatatatatatatatatatatatatatatatatatatatatatatatatatatatatatatatatatatatatatatattaccggCGACACATAATATTACCGGTGATATAGGTATTACCAGAGCGACAGTGGGTATTGCTAATGGGTATTGCCGACGACTCTGTTATTAGCGGCGGCAATTACCTTTAGCAACGACATATTTGAGCGATAGCAACGGGACAGTACCGACGACTTTTTAGTGGCAATATGTCGCCGCTATTACTTTTACCGGTAACAATGTTAAGTTTTAGCAAAGATTTTTGTCGCAGCTAGTGTCTTGTTTTCTTGTAGTGTtatatctagaattaattaatagttttagGAGTAGATTAATATATGTCGCCGCCGtatcaagaaaaagaaaaaaaatcattttgaagcttttaatCAAAGGAGTACATAAGTGGGTGAGCATATTGTCAGTTTGTCACTATAACTTCCTATATATGTGTGCTTATATTTAAAATCTCACATAATTATTGTGCATACATGATAGGATCTTAAAACATAAAGCCTACGTACGAGTGGCAGATCTGGACCACTAATTATCAACAACACAACTATTTCACAATGTTTCTCGATCTCAGGCTTCTTTATTATGAAAATGGTATCATTTCAAACAGCTAGCATGCTGCATGCCACAGATTAATTATCTCGGCCAGCCTCACTCTGCAGGAGTAAGAATGACACTGATAGAGTCGAGCAAATACCCATGTTTTCCATGGAAtccaacaattatacttttaatgaccAACACAGAAAAAGTTGCCCCCTCCTCCATTCCGTATGGCCCATAGGATTCTATGTCTGTCTTGAAAGACAATGATGTAATCACTGTGTTGTTTGAAACTTTTTCGATAGTTCCACTAATCCCAATCAGTGGCGGATCCATGGCGGATCCAGAACGAAAACTAACTGGGGTCCATTAttcattaaaaatatataatagtataaaattctaaaaattttaaaaatattggattttttaataaaaacaaatGTCTATATGAGCTATTTAGTGTAAAAGTGGGTGCCAAGAGGGGGCTTTTTGTAAAAATaagaatatttttttaatattaattatgGTGGGACCCACGTTTTAAGTGGGGTCCATGCACCCCACTAAATTGGTCTGCATCCGCTACTGATCCCAATGTTTTCACCCTCACACAAAGCAAATTGAATATCCAAATATGTCATAATTGAATGCTATATGATAAAATAAGAATATAACTTCTACACATGAATACGTAACAAATGTTACTCAAGCTCACCGCATGTAGTAAGCCACCATCGCCACCATATATTTCAGAATCGTCTTCAAGACCCTCCTTATCCATTTAGTTGAAGCTAATGGAATCTAATGCTTCTCCACTTCGGATGGATATATCGACAATCCTACCCTCTGGTTTGAATATCCAGGGAGTATCCCCACCTTCACCTCCCCAAGGTCCAATTACTATATCAGTAGTGGCCGTGGCCTGCATATggatcaaaaattaaaaaattactgAAAAGTGAAGAAATGAAGAACTACACGTTGTAATCTTAATCCAAGCATTTCTACATCTGGATAATTAATACTCAATATATGGTGAGAGTCTACCATTTCCCTCTAAATATACTTTCAAACGAATGAAGTTGTACATCAAGCTCCAACCCATGCATGGCTATATATAaccatgaccttggggttgtaaAGGAAATTAATAAAGGTCAAAACTCTAGtattttttcatatatttttcattttgttttgttttcataAGACTTAGACTAAATTTACAACACAATTAACTAGATTGTTGGTAAGAGCATCCATAACGCATGTTTCAATGGGAAAGTTGAATGAAGGGATTTGTTTAATTGGCATTGAATGGATTAAACTCTATAATTGTGAGATGTCATATTGACATTTAAGGATATGATATGGAGTTCAATGGtgattgaactcttcaatgaaaaaaaaaaggaaacctTTTAACTATTAATCGTATATTCCATTTAACTCTATTGAGTTTAATGCATTGTAGGAAAATTAATATAGAGTTGTATAGTAAGTAAATCGATGATGTATCAATTCATTAAACTCTTATAAGTTTAATGGATTGTGAATGCCCATTTTTAGGAAGCATCCTTATTTTACTGCTAATTCTAATTTTTTTTCCATAAAATAAAATAGCCCgtcattagaaaaaaaaattcttcCCAACATTGATAAAAATCCCATGGTGGCAAATGTTATAAAATGTTAAGTTGATATAATTAAGACGGCATGAATTAGGCACATTTCATGTGCATCTCGGAATTTGGAATGCATGCAATTAGTGGAAAACATTTCTCATGCCTAGATCGATGTATATATGCACCACTGTTTGACAAGCAAAGCTTGGTAAGAACATCACTCGACCTCATTTAGAAATACATAACACTGCCACGTCGTGTCACCTCGTGGTATATTGTCTTGCTTCTCCATGACGATACTACGTAATAATGCATGCGTATACCATACCAGATCCTTTGGTGTTTGGGCTCTCCCCAATTATGTGGGATCCTGATAGTTGGCGACTGAAATCCTATGACCTATAACAAACTCCTCGGGTTGAAACTTTAGGCATGTTCCATTGATCGTTGGTGTTGGACAATTTCCATGGCTCTTACTTGATGGAAAACGGGCAGGTGAGACATGACTCAATGACCGTTTTGTTGATTTTGAAGCCTTGTGCCAAAAATAAATATGGGCCTTCtaaatagaatatatatatatatatatatatatatatatatatatatatatatatatatatatatatatatatatatatatatatatatatatatatatatatatatatatatatataaatatgaaagtttttttgtcacatgtctttttcttcttcatttaGACATAtgatattttctaaaatttttaaattttctaatttccacttgtcattttattgtatttttcattttattaaattaaaatttcacatttaatatgtaaggtaatatatgtaatatatttattagaaagagtttatatatgtaatgtattcaatacattaaggtctcattaattttaataattcaaaaattttctcatttttcttataaattcaaacttttcaaattgttaaaattttatatttaatttttttaaaataaactcatgtaatacataggtctcacacctaatatatatatatatatatatatatatatatatatatatatatatatatatatatatatatatatatatagggttatgaTCAAATGTGGATCAtaaatattgtgtgaatgtgtgatTAAATCTTAACCActagattaaaaaaataaatggtTGTGATTTTAATGTACATGTTATTAATATAGGCTAGCATATGTTGTATACTTAGACTTAATTAATTGAAACGCCAAATACTAAATTTTGTAAAAAGAGAGAATTGAGATTTGTTTACATTTTAGGAAactaaataaaattaattaataaaaattaaaccAAATATACTATCTTATTGGATACATTTATAATAAATCGGACTTTTTAAGAATACGACTTCATTCAGTAAATATGAACTTGTATTTtgattctttcattcttaaataAGTTTGATTATTTCATTCATAAAGAATACGATTGCATTTAGTAGTTTTTTAATTCATTCATTCTTGAAGAATACTATTTGTTGAGAAGTAATATTCTTAAAAAATACATCGAAATTCTGCAAAATTATTGTATGAATGTATGACCATATTTGGTCAATTAGATTAAAAGAATGAGTGGTTAGGATGAATAATGACATGATGGTAATTaactataaaaatattttttttatatattaaaacaacCAATACAGGTAAATTGGACATTTTGTTTAATACTAATTAGGAAAATGCATATATAATGGATACAAACCAAATTCTGCAAaattttcaaatcaaaatttaaaaatacaaattatatttttgaaaattaaccTTTCTAATCTAAATTAATATTTTGGTATTCTGCATGATGTTCTTCAAATAGTAGCTTCAATTATGCATTTTATCCTTTAAGAATCACTCTCTTTTTAACGTTTTATTCTTCAAGAAAAAGTTTTTATTCTGCATTTCATTGTTATGTGTTCCATTCAATAATTACTTTCCATTTAGGGTTCCATTCAAATGCATGAACAACAAAAAAATTCTTTGATAAGAATATTATATCTATTGTCAGATTCTGTAAGATTGTGAagaaaaatattataaattaagcATATTCAATAAGAATTTGATCAAATTATTTAAGAATGAGATAAAACAAAAACCATTTTGAGAAACAAAATCATGAATCGATAATTTTTATGATATAAACGAAAATTTTAACAtaatgaaaatataaagaaattaaGCATTTTGTACAAGAATGTaatcaaattctttaagaatgtaatatatatatatatatatatatatatatatatatatatatatatatatatatatatatatatatatatatataagaaattacAAAAATTCTACAAGAATGTTATTAGATTCCTTAAgaatgaaatgaaaaaaaaaaccaaatatgAGAAACAAGATCTCTAAATCTATAATTCTTGTGATATAAACAAAGATTCCAAGAGAATGAAATTATTAATAGTTATGCATACAATCGTGTTATTGTTCATCATAGCCAATCATTCTTTGGGTGACTATCCATTTGACATCCAAAATCCTTGCATGGTGGACCTATTTTGTTGCAAATACACACATAATGATGCAAACTTTAGGGATTAGTATACATGTTTGTGCGACAGTGGGTATATAATGTTATAATTTTCTAAATTATTGCATTTGATGTTGCTTATGATGTATATATAAAAAACTATATAAGTGGTGATGGGTCTTTAAAAGACATTAATAAAAAGTAAACACAAAAGAAAGTATCAGCAAATCTTTAAAAGACAAAATGTAGAAATAGACGACATAATTAACTTAGTATGATTCTAcactgtaacgacgtaaatttttgaaacgattttttcatttttcaaacacaaTATGTCTCATAAAGtaatctcaaaactcaaaatgtaTCACATGTTATCACAATAAAACATATCCAAGGATCTCGAATACATAAAACTCCATCAGTATGTACAGATCATGCCAGCGCCTTTCCgggatcctcactagtacctgaatcacacatcacataacacggtaagcataaatgcttagtgagttccccaaaataccacatacaacacatacaccactcaaggctataactcggtaCGACCCtacggtcgatgtgtctcagtgggaccctccagtcccttagctcattggaccctccggtccagtttaagtcgttggaccctctggacTCGTAtgtcattggaccctccggtccggtctgtgtaacacatagcatacatgtaacacaatgcacataatctcaacCATACACATAGAACATAAGATCCTCTGGTCTGCAcatatataccactctaggtaatgtatagtgagaagactcacctcaggtaatctcggaaagtctcgaactcgaatcattgatctagcctccgcctaatcacataagtaattatctctaattaatacgaCTCTCAAAGACTAGACTACTTCCTTCCTATGTTCTCTCAGAAGGGAAAAAGACCAGTTTACCCTTCTAATGGTCCAATGTTTAATTGTTGACAAATCCCtgaggtcaactgaagtcaacgccaatcaacggtccaactttgaccagactcgccaagtgcactaaggtgactcggcaagtccatgcgtgtcctctaAATCCTCTTAGGGCCTTACTCGACTtgtcgagttaacctttcactcgacgggttaccactgatcACGAATCGCAGGGCAACCCGATCCGAGTCGTCGAGTCCTctcatgaactcgatgagtttcttccatggcaacactcatttgacctcctgaggtcagatacgtttctctaacttatagatatGGGTTTCTAACACCCAAAAATCACGTAAAGGTCTGAACTTTGTGTTCATGCATCACACATATGGCTCTTTTTGATGAAATAACTCTAAAAATGAAGTCTTAGGCTCAATGTTCTCATGTAATAGCATAAAGCTTGGTTGTTAGGAGACTCTgcacctctcaaggtccagatctgaagtctattCCTCAATGGGACTTCACATGCTCCATATTCCAAC is part of the Lactuca sativa cultivar Salinas chromosome 7, Lsat_Salinas_v11, whole genome shotgun sequence genome and harbors:
- the LOC111891009 gene encoding pterin-4-alpha-carbinolamine dehydratase 2, mitochondrial, which translates into the protein MEDLLLKKCVPCDKKDLSPMREETTNRFRLQVPKWEWVSDDHGVMKLRRKWKVKTFLQGLEFFKVVANLAHAEDHHPDLHLVDSLNITIELCTHACGGLTENDFILAAKIDKLPLQQFLRHM